In one window of Candidatus Deferrimicrobiaceae bacterium DNA:
- a CDS encoding Ppx/GppA phosphatase family protein, which translates to MCATRGRWRKKVDAGIIGYVSTLAAIDMGSNAIRFYVVEPTGPASYRVIENIREPIRLGGDVFLSGTIRPENIRKAEEAFRRFRQALQRYRARVVRAVATASIREAVNGEQVIARIEKASGIRVEVIPGDEEARLVALAVGSRIPLKKRNALIVDLGGGSVEVSRIENGRITLAESHNFGAVRLLDVLSSAGDDPARGGALLRDYMELMGRKLRRKGAEKADIFIATGGNMETIASLSDIGAVPHPTYPGTLVLRTSKLRTVMETLSGMTVKARIARYGLREDRADVILPACFVYHMLAKLNGSAEILVPRVSLKDGLILDALARTREVEHSDDLRAQVLVSCRELGERFKIDRSHAEKVAFLATRLFDGTEKVHGMPPGDRLRLEVAALLHDIGYYISIQKHHKHSFYIISNAEIVGFPPQERSIAAHVARYHRKALPKKEHAEFEGLPKKERVAVRRLAALLRLADALDKEHLGAIRGIDCRMRGGVLRISAASRKSCRLESLGFERNAQMFREVFGIDVALEIRKEA; encoded by the coding sequence ATGTGCGCCACCAGGGGCCGCTGGCGTAAAAAAGTCGACGCGGGTATCATCGGTTACGTGAGCACGCTAGCCGCGATCGACATGGGCTCCAACGCCATCCGCTTCTACGTGGTGGAGCCGACCGGCCCGGCGTCCTACCGGGTGATCGAGAATATCCGCGAGCCGATCCGGCTCGGCGGCGACGTGTTCCTGTCCGGCACCATCCGCCCCGAAAACATCCGCAAGGCCGAGGAGGCGTTTCGCCGCTTCCGGCAGGCGCTGCAACGCTACCGCGCAAGGGTCGTTCGCGCCGTGGCGACGGCCTCCATCCGCGAGGCGGTCAACGGGGAGCAGGTGATCGCGCGGATCGAGAAAGCCTCCGGGATCCGGGTCGAGGTGATTCCCGGCGACGAGGAGGCGCGGCTGGTCGCGCTGGCCGTCGGGAGCCGGATCCCGCTCAAGAAGCGGAACGCGCTCATCGTCGACCTGGGGGGCGGCTCGGTCGAGGTCAGCCGCATCGAGAACGGCCGCATCACGCTGGCCGAATCGCACAACTTCGGCGCGGTCCGGCTGCTCGACGTGCTCTCCTCCGCCGGCGACGACCCGGCGCGCGGCGGCGCCCTTCTCCGCGATTACATGGAGCTGATGGGGCGCAAGCTGCGGCGCAAGGGCGCAGAAAAAGCCGATATATTCATCGCGACGGGCGGAAACATGGAGACGATCGCCTCCCTGTCGGACATCGGCGCCGTCCCACATCCCACATATCCCGGCACGCTCGTCCTTCGCACCTCGAAGCTGCGCACGGTGATGGAGACGCTCTCGGGCATGACCGTCAAGGCGCGCATCGCACGCTACGGCCTGCGGGAAGATCGCGCCGACGTCATCCTCCCCGCCTGCTTCGTCTACCACATGCTCGCGAAACTCAACGGCAGCGCCGAGATCCTCGTGCCGCGCGTCTCGCTCAAGGATGGCCTGATCCTCGATGCCCTGGCCCGCACGCGGGAAGTCGAGCACAGCGACGACCTGCGCGCCCAGGTGCTCGTCTCCTGCCGCGAGCTGGGCGAGCGGTTCAAGATCGACCGCTCCCACGCCGAGAAGGTCGCGTTCCTCGCGACGCGGCTGTTCGACGGCACCGAAAAGGTCCACGGAATGCCCCCCGGCGACCGGCTGCGTCTCGAAGTCGCGGCGCTGCTGCACGACATCGGCTACTACATCAGCATCCAGAAGCATCACAAGCACAGCTTTTACATCATCTCCAACGCCGAGATCGTCGGCTTCCCCCCGCAGGAGCGGTCGATCGCCGCCCATGTCGCCCGATACCACCGGAAGGCGCTTCCCAAAAAAGAGCACGCCGAGTTCGAGGGTCTGCCCAAGAAGGAGCGCGTCGCCGTCCGGCGGCTCGCCGCCCTGCTTCGGCTGGCCGACGCCCTCGACAAGGAGCACCTGGGCGCGATCCGCGGGATCGACTGCCGGATGCGCGGGGGCGTTCTCCGGATCTCGGCGGCCAGCCGGAAGAGCTGCCGCCTCGAATCGCTCGGCTTCGAACGAAACGCCCAGATGTTCCGCGAGGTCTTCGGCATCGACGTCGCACTCGAGATCCGCAAGGAGGCATAG
- a CDS encoding thymidylate kinase gives MVNRIPRTAREPHDYPGKLIAVEGLDGSGKSTQIYLVRRWLELEGYKVFFTEWNSSAIVKNATKRGKKRNLLTPTTFSLIHCTDFADRYERNILPMLKAGFIVLADRYKYTALARDTVRGCPERWVEKLYSFAAQPDITFYFHLPLKTALDRILAGRPELKYHEAGMDLGLSPDPVESFKIFQGRIHKSYEALSKKHGFTRIASDRPIETMQEEVRDIIRERIDLARFKVVSR, from the coding sequence ATGGTCAACCGGATTCCCCGCACAGCGCGTGAGCCGCACGATTACCCTGGCAAGCTGATCGCCGTCGAAGGGCTCGACGGGTCGGGCAAATCGACGCAGATCTACCTCGTCCGCCGGTGGCTCGAACTCGAGGGGTACAAAGTCTTTTTCACCGAGTGGAATTCGTCGGCGATCGTGAAGAACGCCACGAAGCGCGGGAAGAAGCGCAACCTGCTCACGCCGACCACTTTCTCGCTCATCCACTGCACCGACTTCGCAGATCGGTACGAGCGCAACATCCTGCCGATGCTCAAGGCCGGCTTCATCGTCCTTGCCGACCGCTACAAGTACACGGCGCTCGCCCGCGACACGGTCCGGGGCTGCCCCGAGCGGTGGGTCGAGAAGCTCTACAGCTTCGCGGCGCAGCCCGACATCACCTTCTATTTCCACCTGCCGCTCAAGACGGCGCTCGACCGCATCCTCGCCGGGAGGCCCGAGCTCAAGTACCACGAGGCGGGAATGGACCTCGGACTTTCCCCTGACCCCGTCGAGAGCTTCAAGATCTTCCAGGGCCGCATCCACAAGTCCTACGAGGCGCTCTCGAAGAAGCACGGCTTTACCCGCATCGCCTCGGACCGTCCGATCGAAACCATGCAGGAAGAGGTGCGCGACATCATCCGGGAGCGGATCGACCTCGCCCGGTTCAAGGTGGTGAGCCGATGA
- a CDS encoding CHAD domain-containing protein — MTQTFLAKAGEKRLERFLAAHRAASRKPGEESVHDLRVAIRRLLAFLDMAAPLVGQGTPFSGTLPETLNRLMKPLGRLRDAHVKTLRIRAMVPLADPVSWQYALAVQSDTEKWETVADAALRRTRANRIRAAFRALPFSRPIPDDPEGAMLDRLRGLEKALVRDAGVFLAEPSPESLHVFRLAFKTYRYSAEVVGALLPGRAPEADARLHDFQTLLGDIHDLDVMLAEARHFREKVLGEKGGMSDVERAARKARAESLHRLSRILHNEREVASLFRRDAAANRTDKRRIDVPG, encoded by the coding sequence TTGACCCAAACGTTCCTCGCCAAGGCCGGCGAAAAACGGCTCGAACGCTTCCTGGCCGCCCACAGGGCCGCTTCCCGAAAACCGGGAGAGGAATCGGTGCACGATCTTCGCGTGGCGATCCGAAGGCTGCTCGCGTTCCTCGACATGGCCGCCCCGCTCGTCGGTCAAGGGACTCCGTTTTCAGGAACGCTGCCCGAAACGCTGAACCGGCTGATGAAGCCGCTTGGACGGCTGCGCGACGCGCACGTCAAGACCCTGCGCATCCGGGCGATGGTTCCCCTGGCCGACCCGGTTTCGTGGCAGTACGCGCTGGCGGTGCAAAGCGACACGGAAAAATGGGAAACCGTGGCCGATGCCGCGCTGCGGCGCACCCGGGCAAACCGCATCCGGGCGGCCTTCCGGGCGCTCCCTTTTTCGCGCCCGATCCCCGACGATCCCGAGGGGGCCATGCTCGACCGTCTCCGCGGGCTGGAAAAGGCGCTGGTCAGGGACGCAGGAGTCTTCCTTGCCGAGCCTTCCCCCGAATCGCTCCACGTGTTCCGCCTCGCCTTCAAGACCTACCGCTATTCCGCCGAAGTCGTCGGCGCGCTGCTTCCCGGGCGGGCCCCGGAAGCGGACGCGCGTCTCCACGATTTCCAGACGCTCCTGGGAGATATCCACGATCTCGATGTCATGCTGGCCGAGGCGCGGCATTTCCGCGAAAAGGTCCTGGGGGAAAAAGGCGGCATGAGCGATGTCGAGCGCGCCGCCCGAAAAGCGCGCGCGGAATCCTTGCATCGTCTTTCCCGTATCTTGCACAATGAACGGGAGGTTGCGTCGCTGTTCCGCCGGGACGCGGCCGCCAATCGGACCGACAAACGGAGAATCGATGTCCCAGGCTAA
- a CDS encoding FprA family A-type flavoprotein: MAPITLASNVFAVGVKDPGLAVFDIVIPTEFGTTYNAYLVKGTEKTALIESVKRPFAAEWLANIAKVAEVVKIDYIVINHSEPDHSGALVDLIAANPGVTVVLSRSAKTFVDNIVNGEYKSLVVGDNDTLPLGGKTLTFLNTPFLHWPDTMLTWLAEDGILFSCDFLGAHYSSAEYFDDEIKKPEDHWRAFEFYYGTIMRPFREHVLKAALRLKDMPIRMVATSHGPILRKDPKKFLARYEERASVLSRVTEKKVPVVYASSYGNTAAMAVKVAEGLKAGGVTPELFNIVETPMGTIIDAFEQAAGVLFGTPTLNGTVPHPILDLIGNLVVLNMKGKPASVFGSYGWSGEAVKAVSDILTAMRFKVAVEPIKVKMTPSEAELAQCFEFGRQFAAAALATP; this comes from the coding sequence ATGGCACCGATTACGCTGGCATCGAACGTGTTCGCGGTCGGGGTCAAGGATCCCGGCCTGGCCGTTTTCGACATCGTCATCCCGACCGAGTTCGGGACCACCTATAACGCCTATCTCGTCAAGGGAACCGAGAAGACCGCGCTCATCGAGAGCGTCAAGCGCCCCTTCGCGGCCGAGTGGTTGGCGAACATCGCCAAGGTGGCGGAGGTCGTCAAGATCGACTACATCGTGATCAACCACTCCGAGCCCGACCATTCGGGCGCGCTCGTCGACCTGATCGCCGCGAACCCGGGCGTCACGGTCGTGCTCTCCCGGTCGGCCAAGACCTTCGTCGACAACATCGTCAACGGCGAGTACAAGTCGCTCGTGGTCGGCGACAACGACACGCTGCCGCTGGGCGGCAAGACGCTGACCTTCCTCAACACGCCGTTCCTGCACTGGCCCGACACGATGCTCACCTGGCTGGCCGAGGACGGCATCCTGTTCTCGTGCGACTTCCTCGGGGCGCATTACAGCTCCGCGGAATATTTCGACGACGAGATCAAGAAGCCCGAGGATCACTGGCGCGCGTTCGAGTTCTACTACGGCACCATCATGCGGCCGTTCCGCGAGCACGTCCTCAAGGCGGCCCTTCGGCTCAAGGACATGCCGATCCGGATGGTCGCCACGTCCCATGGGCCGATCCTGCGCAAGGATCCGAAGAAGTTCCTCGCCCGCTACGAGGAGCGCGCCTCGGTCCTGTCGCGCGTCACCGAAAAGAAGGTGCCGGTCGTCTATGCCTCGTCCTACGGCAACACGGCTGCGATGGCGGTCAAGGTGGCCGAGGGGCTCAAGGCGGGCGGCGTCACGCCCGAGCTTTTCAATATTGTCGAGACGCCGATGGGCACGATCATCGACGCGTTCGAGCAGGCGGCAGGCGTCCTCTTCGGCACCCCGACGCTCAACGGGACCGTGCCGCACCCGATCCTCGACCTGATCGGCAACCTGGTCGTCCTCAACATGAAGGGGAAACCGGCGTCGGTGTTCGGTTCTTACGGCTGGAGCGGCGAGGCCGTCAAGGCGGTGTCCGACATCCTCACCGCGATGCGGTTCAAGGTGGCGGTCGAGCCGATCAAGGTCAAGATGACGCCTTCCGAGGCCGAGCTCGCGCAATGCTTCGAATTCGGCAGGCAGTTCGCGGCTGCGGCACTCGCCACGCCCTGA
- a CDS encoding rubredoxin, giving the protein MKKWRCIPCGFIYDPAVGDPDSGVEPGTPFENLPDDWACPLCGASKSEFEPADE; this is encoded by the coding sequence ATGAAAAAATGGCGTTGTATCCCGTGCGGCTTCATCTACGATCCCGCGGTCGGCGATCCCGACAGCGGCGTCGAGCCCGGCACGCCGTTCGAGAACCTGCCCGATGACTGGGCCTGCCCCCTTTGCGGTGCGTCCAAGTCCGAATTCGAACCGGCCGACGAATAG
- a CDS encoding 3'-5' exonuclease — protein MQDWLARLRDVPYVAADVETTGLSPDSGDRICEVGMVRFLRGSALDSFVSFVNPLRPIPSGASAVNGITDAMVAGAPTFSDLYPRIVEFLGDDPLVFHNAPFDLSFLRAESRIAGLDWPGNPVVDTLALARNSGRFRSNNLAAVCREFGITSSFHRAEADAWAAGRLLLHLLP, from the coding sequence ATGCAGGATTGGCTGGCCAGGTTGCGGGACGTCCCATACGTCGCGGCCGACGTCGAGACGACGGGGCTGTCACCCGATTCGGGCGACCGGATCTGCGAGGTCGGGATGGTCCGCTTCCTGCGCGGGTCCGCCCTCGATTCGTTCGTCTCGTTCGTCAACCCGCTGCGCCCCATCCCGTCCGGCGCCTCGGCCGTCAACGGCATCACCGACGCAATGGTGGCCGGCGCCCCGACCTTCTCCGACCTTTACCCGCGGATCGTCGAATTCCTGGGCGACGACCCTCTCGTCTTCCACAACGCGCCGTTCGACCTGTCGTTCCTTCGCGCCGAGTCGCGCATCGCCGGTCTCGACTGGCCCGGCAACCCGGTCGTCGACACGCTGGCGCTCGCCCGCAACAGCGGCCGCTTCCGGTCGAACAACCTGGCGGCCGTCTGCCGCGAATTCGGCATCACCTCGTCGTTCCACCGGGCCGAGGCCGACGCCTGGGCCGCCGGCCGCCTCCTGCTCCACCTGCTGCCGTAA
- a CDS encoding chloride channel protein has product MKARLKVKTLFFVHMLRWTVLSMIVGALVGLSTTAFLKSLAWATALFGRNPYSLLALPLVFLASSELVRRLAPEAEGHGTERVIAAIHEKMGRIPLAVIPVKLVATVITLSGGGSAGKEGPCAQIGSGLASAFASLLRLDDVDRRKLVICGVSAGFASVFGTPVGGALMGIEVLFLGRILYDVLYPSFIAGITGFFVSHMLGATFFYRTIPNIPAVSETFFLEMIPMGIWCGLVAILLIEGLALTHKGFKSLPIPPVLKPLLGGTLVAVVGFFVSKDYLGLGLRFIEAGVFGAALSPTAFLWKIGTTSVTLAAGGSGGVVTPIFFVGASAGNIFHLIGGNEHIAAYTAIGMVALLAGAANTPIAASVMAIEFFGPAIAPYAAVACIVSYLVTGHRSVYASQVLFIHKMGMPVTDSTGISVRDVMAAKKAFLDPSSWYSAMRNKRKSAR; this is encoded by the coding sequence ATGAAGGCACGCCTCAAGGTGAAAACGCTCTTTTTCGTCCACATGCTTCGCTGGACGGTTCTTTCGATGATCGTCGGGGCATTGGTAGGCCTGAGCACGACGGCGTTCCTAAAGTCCCTTGCTTGGGCGACGGCGCTCTTTGGTCGGAACCCCTATTCCCTCCTCGCGTTGCCGCTGGTCTTTCTTGCCAGCAGCGAACTGGTTCGCCGCCTGGCTCCGGAGGCCGAGGGACACGGCACTGAGCGGGTCATCGCCGCCATCCACGAAAAGATGGGCAGGATTCCACTGGCGGTCATCCCCGTGAAGCTGGTCGCCACGGTGATCACACTCTCCGGAGGCGGATCCGCGGGGAAGGAAGGCCCCTGCGCCCAGATCGGCTCAGGGCTTGCTTCGGCGTTCGCGAGTCTGCTCCGTCTGGACGATGTCGATCGACGCAAGCTGGTCATCTGTGGGGTCAGCGCCGGGTTCGCATCCGTCTTCGGGACCCCTGTCGGCGGTGCCTTGATGGGCATCGAGGTACTGTTCCTGGGGCGGATTCTGTACGACGTGCTGTACCCCTCGTTCATCGCGGGAATAACGGGCTTCTTCGTGTCTCACATGCTTGGGGCAACCTTTTTCTACCGCACTATCCCGAACATCCCGGCCGTCAGCGAGACCTTCTTTCTCGAAATGATCCCGATGGGGATCTGGTGCGGACTGGTCGCCATCCTTTTGATCGAAGGGCTGGCATTGACGCACAAAGGCTTCAAGTCGCTCCCGATTCCTCCCGTCCTTAAACCGCTGCTTGGTGGAACGCTTGTCGCCGTGGTCGGCTTCTTCGTGTCGAAAGATTATCTGGGATTGGGGCTCAGGTTCATCGAGGCGGGCGTATTCGGGGCGGCTCTTTCACCCACTGCGTTCCTTTGGAAGATCGGCACCACATCCGTTACATTGGCGGCAGGAGGGAGCGGCGGCGTCGTGACGCCCATCTTCTTCGTCGGCGCCTCGGCGGGGAACATATTCCACCTGATCGGCGGGAACGAGCACATCGCAGCCTATACCGCGATCGGGATGGTTGCACTCCTGGCGGGAGCTGCCAACACGCCGATCGCCGCATCCGTCATGGCGATAGAGTTTTTCGGGCCGGCGATCGCTCCGTATGCCGCCGTCGCCTGCATCGTCAGTTATCTGGTCACCGGCCATCGCAGCGTGTACGCGAGCCAGGTTCTATTTATCCACAAGATGGGAATGCCGGTAACGGACTCCACCGGGATTTCCGTTCGCGATGTCATGGCCGCAAAGAAAGCATTCCTTGATCCTTCATCGTGGTATTCCGCCATGCGGAATAAACGGAAGTCGGCCCGGTGA
- a CDS encoding MarR family transcriptional regulator has protein sequence MTSRKKTIAEVVDNLRRVVQVTHEYSKRSERVAGLTSPQLWAMKVLDDAGPLRLSDLARQMYLHPSTLVGIVDRLEARGYVTRTRSKTDRREIAVALTEDGRETAEKTPEVAQVLLLMGLESLKATDLQVIAEGMELLVKMLGAQELPPKLLFSSEVNRPRIRKEIPPREIEAPAARTRRVKK, from the coding sequence GTGACGAGCAGAAAGAAGACGATCGCGGAAGTCGTGGACAACCTGCGCCGGGTCGTGCAGGTCACGCACGAATATTCAAAGCGGTCGGAACGGGTCGCCGGCCTGACATCGCCTCAACTTTGGGCGATGAAAGTACTCGATGACGCCGGGCCGCTTAGGTTGTCCGACCTGGCGAGGCAGATGTACCTGCATCCCTCGACCCTCGTAGGTATCGTCGACCGGTTGGAGGCACGGGGGTATGTCACGCGTACGCGGTCGAAAACGGACCGGCGCGAAATTGCAGTCGCTTTGACCGAAGACGGCAGGGAGACGGCGGAGAAAACCCCGGAGGTGGCGCAGGTGCTCCTGCTGATGGGCCTCGAATCGCTCAAGGCAACGGACCTTCAGGTGATCGCGGAAGGGATGGAACTTCTGGTCAAGATGCTCGGAGCCCAGGAACTCCCTCCGAAACTGCTTTTCTCATCCGAGGTCAACCGTCCCAGGATCAGAAAAGAAATTCCCCCGCGCGAAATAGAGGCCCCTGCCGCCAGGACTCGTCGGGTCAAAAAATGA
- a CDS encoding OmpA family protein has translation MEKATRFSTAMAMLVILSVATFGCAKKQTIRANDTTLPKAPGQTTATMNTPGVSTRTPEGVITSETIRPGKNTPNASAAVRKEPPSTTASSTTSTVSGVAGAALTREQASIFKDIHFDFDQSLIREEDRPILLGIVEYLRKTSGARLLIEGHCDERGTAEYNMALGERRATSARKYFVALGIHENLLTTVSFGKEKPLDSGHDEAAWAKNRRDHFIRR, from the coding sequence ATGGAAAAGGCGACTCGTTTTTCGACCGCAATGGCAATGCTGGTAATTCTGAGTGTCGCTACGTTCGGGTGCGCGAAGAAGCAGACGATCCGGGCGAACGACACCACGTTGCCGAAGGCACCCGGGCAAACGACCGCGACGATGAACACACCGGGGGTGTCCACGAGAACTCCAGAAGGCGTCATCACCTCCGAGACGATTCGGCCGGGCAAGAACACACCCAATGCCAGTGCGGCGGTTCGGAAAGAACCGCCTTCCACGACCGCCAGTTCCACCACATCTACCGTTTCCGGGGTGGCGGGTGCCGCCCTTACCCGGGAACAAGCATCTATCTTCAAGGATATCCACTTCGACTTCGATCAGTCGCTCATCCGCGAGGAGGATAGACCCATCCTCCTCGGCATCGTCGAATATCTCCGGAAGACCTCGGGAGCCCGTCTCCTGATCGAAGGCCATTGCGACGAGCGGGGGACGGCCGAATACAACATGGCGCTTGGGGAACGGCGGGCGACCAGCGCCCGGAAATACTTCGTCGCCTTGGGCATTCATGAAAACCTCCTTACGACGGTGAGCTTCGGGAAAGAAAAGCCGCTGGACTCCGGACACGATGAGGCCGCATGGGCGAAGAATCGCCGGGATCATTTTATCCGGAGATGA
- the speY gene encoding deoxyhypusine synthase, whose translation MAKTSKYLKGARILPPPIGAGEKAADLIDTFFLAYNAGRLREGARLLTQKMLRPDVTVGVSLTGALTPAGLGASCVVPLIKAGALDWIISTGANLYHDAHFALGMQLHAGSPFTDDRVLRDEGVVRIYDILFSYEVLLDTDAFFRKVLEADEFQAEMGTAEFHHRMGRYLAEREKALGLGEVSVLAAAYRYGVPVYTSSPGDSSIGMNVAAMALKGKGVKIDVSRDVNETAAIVYAAKKKGKSAVFILGGGSPKNFMLQTEPQIQEVLGLDEKGHDYFLQVTDARPDTGGLSGATPSEAVSWGKVDPDNLPDAVVCYLDTTIALPLLTAYVLTRSKKRPLKRLYDQREELYLALQKAYLSREAKKAKKK comes from the coding sequence ATGGCCAAGACGTCGAAGTATTTGAAGGGCGCGCGCATCCTGCCGCCGCCGATCGGTGCGGGGGAGAAGGCCGCCGACCTGATCGACACCTTTTTCCTCGCCTATAACGCGGGACGTCTGCGCGAAGGGGCGCGGCTGCTCACGCAGAAGATGCTTCGCCCCGACGTGACCGTCGGCGTGTCGCTGACCGGCGCGCTGACGCCCGCGGGGCTCGGCGCCTCGTGCGTGGTGCCGCTCATCAAGGCGGGCGCGCTCGACTGGATCATCTCCACCGGCGCCAATCTGTACCACGACGCGCACTTCGCGCTCGGCATGCAGCTCCACGCCGGGTCGCCCTTCACCGACGACCGGGTGCTGCGCGACGAGGGCGTCGTCCGCATCTACGACATCCTGTTTTCCTATGAGGTGCTGCTCGACACCGACGCCTTCTTCCGGAAGGTGCTCGAGGCCGACGAGTTCCAGGCCGAGATGGGCACCGCCGAGTTCCACCACCGTATGGGGAGGTACCTGGCCGAGCGAGAGAAGGCGCTGGGGTTGGGCGAGGTCAGCGTGCTGGCCGCGGCATATCGCTACGGCGTGCCGGTCTACACCTCGTCGCCGGGCGACTCCTCCATCGGCATGAACGTCGCGGCGATGGCGCTCAAGGGCAAGGGCGTCAAGATCGACGTCTCCCGCGATGTCAACGAGACCGCGGCGATCGTCTACGCGGCGAAAAAGAAGGGCAAGAGCGCAGTCTTTATCTTGGGCGGCGGATCTCCCAAGAACTTCATGCTTCAGACCGAGCCGCAGATTCAAGAGGTGCTCGGCCTCGACGAGAAGGGGCACGACTACTTCCTCCAAGTTACCGACGCCCGTCCCGACACAGGCGGCCTCTCGGGCGCGACGCCGTCCGAGGCGGTGTCGTGGGGCAAGGTCGACCCCGACAACCTCCCCGACGCCGTCGTGTGCTACCTCGACACGACCATCGCGCTGCCGCTGCTCACGGCCTACGTGTTGACGCGCTCCAAGAAGCGGCCCTTGAAGCGGCTCTACGACCAGCGCGAAGAGCTCTATCTGGCGCTGCAGAAGGCCTACCTGTCGCGCGAGGCGAAAAAGGCGAAGAAGAAGTAA